Sequence from the Pseudomonas sp. 7SR1 genome:
TGGCGCCGACTGTGGTCACCGCTCGCAAGTAAGCGCACAGTTTGTAAGGCAAACTTAAAGTCTTACTTGAAGTTTGCCTCATAGCCGCTAGAATCCTTGATCATTGATTGATGGCAATCCGCCTGCGTCCCAGCAGGCGGATTTGTTTTCATGCCCCGGCAGGAAAAAGCCGCATCCAGATCAGGATCGTTCTGCATATGTCGACGTCGGCCCGCCTCGCTCCCCTTCTCCTGGCCGCGCTGCTCAGCGCATGCGCCAGTCGAACCCCGCCCCCTGCGCCTGTGCGTGCTCCGGTGGTATTCGCTCCCTCGCAACCCGTGTCCCCGGCCGCCGAAGACGTACTCTTCCGGGCGCTTGGCCTGGTGGGCACGCCTTATCGCTGGGGTGGCAACACACCGGATTCGGGTTTCGATTGCAGCGGCCTGATCGGTTATGTCTATCGCGACGCGGCCGGTATTTCCCTGCCACGTTCGACCCGCGAAATGATCGGCATGCGAGCCCCGGAAGTCGGTAAGGATGCGTTGCAGAGCGGGGATCTGGTTTTCTTCGCCACCAATGGCGGTTCCCAGGTCAGCCACGCCGGAATCTACGTCGGAGAGGGCCGTTTCGTGCATGCGCCGGCCACCGGTGGGACGGTCAAGCTCGATAGCCTGTCCAAGGCCTATTGGCAGAAGGCTTACCTGGGCGCCAAGCGTGTATTGCAGCCGGAGCATCTGGCACGCAATCCCTGACGTGGATTTTCAGGTCAGCGAAGACCTGTGGCGAGGGGATTTACCCCCGCTGGGCTGCAAAGCAGCCCCAAAGACAGCGGCTTGGATGCGATCGGCCTGAAAACTCCGCATTTCAAGCTCTAGGGCTGCTGCGCAGCCCCGCGGGGATAAATCCCCTCGCCACAGAAGAGTGCGATCAGCGCTATTGGGCAGACACCCGCCAGATCTTGTTCCCCACATCATCGGCTACCAGCAATCCACCCTGTTTGTCGATCACGACACCTACCGGGCGGCCCTGGGCTTTTTCGTCGGCGTTCAGGAAGCCGCTCAGCACATCGACAGGTTGCCCGACCGGCTTGCCAGCACTGAAGGGGACGAAAATCACTTTGTAGCCACTGTGGGGCTTGCGATTCCATGAGCCATGCTGCCCGATGAACGCTCCCTCGGTAAATGGCGCGGGGAGGTTGCTGCCCTCGGCGAAGGTCAGGCCCAGCGACGCGGTGTGAGGCCCGACGGCATAGTCCGGGGCTATGGCTTTGGCCACCAGGTCCGGTTTCTGGGGCTCGACCCGAGTATCGACATGCTGCCCGTAATAGCTGTAGGGCCAGCCATAGAAGCCGCCATCCTTGACCGAGGTGATGTAGTCCGGCACCAGGTCGCTGCCGATCTCGTCCCGTTCGTTCACCGCTGTCCACAGCGCTCCGCTGCGCGGCTCCCAGGCCAGGCCGTTGGGGTTGCGCAGGCCCGAGGCAAAGATGCGGTGGTTGCCGCTGGCGCGGTCCACTTCCCAGATGGCCGCACGACCTTCTTCAGCCTCCATGCCGTTCTCCGCGACGTTACTGTTCGAGCCGGTGGTGACGTACAGCTTGCTGCCGTCGCGGCTGGCGATGACGTTTTTGGTCCAGTGGTGGTTGAGCGTGCCGCCCGGCAAGTCGACGACCTTGGTGGGCTGCGCCTTGATTTGCGTGTCGCCGTCCTTGTAGGGAAAACGAATCAACCGGTCAGTGTCGGCCACGTACAGGTCATTGCCCACCAGGGTCATGCCGAACGGCGAGTTGAGGTTCTCCAGGAAAACCGTGCGGGTTTCGGCGATGCCGTCGTGATTGGCGTCACGCAGCAGTGTGATGCGATTGGGGCTTGGCACTCCGGCGCCGGCGCGACCCATGACCTTTTTCATCACCCAGCCGCGCACGCCCTTGGAATCGTCTGGCTTGGGCGGGGCATTGGTTTCGGCTACCAGCACATCGCCGTTGGGCAGCACATAGAGCCAGCGTGGATGATCCAGGCCTTCGGCGAAAGCCTTCACTTGCAGGCCCTGGGCCGGCGTCGGCTTGGCGCCGTCCGGCCAGCCGACAGCTTCGGCGATGTTCACGGTGGGGATCAGGGTCTTGTTCGGTTCCGGCAGCTTCGGCGATGGGCCGGTGCCATCGGACACTTGCAGCGTGGACGATTCGCCGCAAGCGACAAGCCCTGCGGCAAGGACAATGGTCAGGAGATGAGGCGGCTTGAGCATGCTGGCTTCCCTATGAATGCATGTGGTTATTCATAGAGAAGCGTAGACGCGCGATGGTTCCACCCGTCAGCCGTGGGCCTGCTTGAACAGCACGGCGATCCCCGGATGATAATGACCGGCCTCGTTGCGCAACTTGCGATAGGCGTAAGGGAAATACCAGGCCACGGCGCAGGTGTTTTCCTTCTGCAGTTCATCGACCATGTCCTGCAGCTCTTCGGGCGTGGTGCTTTGCTGGGCTTTTTGCGGCGCGACGAACAGGCAGCCCAGCTTCAGGTCGCTGGCGTAGCTGATGCGCTTGGCGTCGCTGGTGGCTTCGAGCAAGGGCTGGGTCAGGTTGAGGTTCTTGACCTTTGGCCAGCGCTGGGTGGCCTGGATGAAGGCGCGCTCATCCGTACCGGCAATGAACAGGTGGGCCCTGGCGTTGCGTTCGCCTTCTTCATTCTGCTTGCGGGTCGGGGCGTCCTGCAGCGTGACCATCTCGGCCATCCAGGCCGCTGCCGAGAGCAATCCCAGGTTGGCTTTTTCGTCGAACCAGTACGGCGTGTCGTTATCCCCGCGCACGGTGTTGTAGCGATCGATGCAGTCGAACCAGCGTTCGAGCATCGGGCGCAGGAACTCCAGTTTTGGATTGCTGATGATCATGCCTTGCATGCGTTGCCCCCTGTTGTTCTTGTGATATCGGGTGGTAATGTCCATTTGATATCATTTGCCGCAGCATGGCACAACATTGACGTCATTTTATTGATCCTGGCCAATAAGCGACGCCCGGCCCGCGGTGGCTTTAATTGACGCTCCTGCCCCAACCCTCTAACCTTCGCGGCTTGTTTCAGGTGCTTTGTGGCCGCAGGCCGACAAAGTGAAACAGGGAAGCCGGTGAGCCCATGCGAGCCCGGCGCTGCCCCCGCAACGGTAAATGAGTCAAGGCTGCCCATGAGCCACTGCGTCCAAGGACGTGGGAAGGCGGGTAGCCCGGCAGCACGCCGCTCATGAGCCCGGAGACCGGCCTGATCCATTCAACGGCGTCACGGTGGGCGATGCCAGGCTTGTTGCCGTCTCTTTTTGTGCCCGCCCGCCGTTATCCAGTCCCAACGGAGGCCTCCCCATGACCGGTTCCCCCATTTCCGATGCGTCCGATCGCGACGAACGTCACCTGGCGCGCATGCTGCGCAAGAAAGCCGTGATCGACGAGCGTATTGCCAACGCGCCGAACGAGTGCGGCCTGCTGCTGGTGCTGAGCGGCAACGGCAAGGGCAAGAGCAGCTCTGCGTTCGGCATGCTCGCGCGGGCCATGGGGCATGGCATGCAATGCGGCGTGGTGCAGTTCATCAAGGGGCGCAACAGCACCGGGGAAGAACTGTTTTTCCGTCGCTTCCCGGAGCAGGTGCGTTTTCATGTGATGGGGGAAGGATTTACCTGGGAAACCCAGGACCGCCAGCGCGATATCGCTGCTGCCGAAGCCGCCTGGGCGGTGTCGCGCCAGTTGCTGGGCGATCCGTCCATCGGCCTGGTCGTGCTCGATGAACTCAATATCGCCCTCAAGCATGGATACCTGGACCTGGACCAGGTGCTGAGCGACCTGCAGGCCCGCCCGCCCATGCAGCATGTGGTGGTGACCGGGCGTGGCGCCAAGCCGGAAATGATCGAGTTGGCGGATACCGTCACCGAGATGGGCATGATCAAGCACGCCTTCCAGGCCGGCATCAAGGCGCAGAAGGGCGTCGAGCTGTGAGCGATGCCCGCATGCACAGCCGCCAGTGCCCGGCCGTCCTGATCGCAGCCCCTGCCTCGGGGCAGGGCAAGACCACCGTCACCGCCGCGCTGGCCCGGTTGCATCGCACCCAGGGGCGCAGGGTGCGGGTATTCAAGTGCGGTCCGGATTTTCTCGATCCGATGATCCTGGAGCGCGCCAGCGGTGCGCCGGTCTATCAGCTGGACATGTGGATGGTCGGCGAGCAGGAAAGTCGACGGCTGTTGTGGGAAGCCGCCGGGGAGGCGGACCTGATCCTGATCGAAGGCGTGATGGGGCTTTTCGACGGCACACCGTCCAGTGCCGACCTGGCGCGGCATTTCGGTGTACCGGTGCTGGCGGTGATCGACGGAACGGCCATGGCCCAGACGTTCGGCGCCCTGGCCCTGGGCCTGGCGCGTTATCAAGCGGACCTGCCGTTTGCCGGGGTGCTGGCCAACCGGGTCGGCACCTTGCGGCATGCGCAACTGCTCGAAGGCAGCCTGACCGAAGGGCTGCGCTGGTACGGCGCGTTGTCCCGGGAGACCGGTATCGAATTGCCCAGCCGTCACCTCGGCCTGGTCCAGGCCAGTGAGCTGAATGATCTGGATCTGCGCCTCGATGCTGCCGCCGAGGCCCTGGCGAGCAGTTGCGAAGTGACGCTGCCGCCGGCCGTGACGTTTGCCGCACCCGAGGTGGTGGCCGTGCAACCCTGGCTCGACGGCGTCCGTATCGCCGTGGCGCGGGACGAAGCGTTTGCGTTCACCTACGGCGCAAGCCTCGACCTGCTGCGGGCCATGGGCGCGCAGTTGAGCTTTTTCTCTCCGATCCATGACACGACGCTGCCCGAAGCGGACAGCCTCTACCTGCCTGGCGGTTACCCGGAGCTGCACCATGTCGCCCTGGCCCGGAACGCGTCGATGCTGGCGGCGATCCGGGCTCACCATGAGGCCGGCAAGCCCTTGCTGGCCGAATGCGGCGGCATGTTGTACCTGCTGGATTCGCTGACCGATGTCGAAGGTACTCGCGCCGAGCTGCTGGGCCTGCTGGCCGGCGAGGCGCAGATGCAGAAACGCCTGGCGGCCCTGGCCCTGCAAGCGGTGGAGCTGCCGGAAGGCACCTTGCGGGGCCATACCTACCATCATTCGCTGACCAGCACCGATGTTGCGCCGATCGCTCGTGGCCAGAGTCCCAATGGCGGGCGTGGAGCCGAGGCGGTTTTCCGGCAGGGGCGGATGACGGCTTCCTATGTTCACTTCTATTTTCCATCGAACCCGAGGGCGATCGCCGCGCTGTTCGCGCCGGTCCCCGAGGCCGCTTTCGCGAACACGTTCGATCACCTGACTCCAGTGGAAGCGGGCTTGCTCGCGAAAAGGCCATGACCGACAACGCTTTCTCCCAGGCCGAACGCGACGCCATCTACCGCGCCATCGCCGAGCGCCGCGACATGCGCCACTTCGCAGGTGGCTCGATTGAGCCGGCCTTGCTGCGGCGCCTGCTGGAAGCGGCGCATCAGGCTCCCAGCGTGGGCCTGATGCAGCCGTGGCGATTCATTCGCATCAGTGACCGCGCCCTGCGCGGCAATATCCGGCAGTTGGTGGAAGAGGAACGTGTTCGCACCGCCGAGGCCCTGGGCGAGCGTAGCGATGAGTTCATGAAGCTCAAGGTCGAAGGCATCGACGACTGCGCCGAAGTGTTGGTGGCCGCGTTGATGGATGATCGCGAGCGGCATATCTTCGGGCGTCGGACCTTGCCGGAAATGGATCTGGCCTCGCTGTCCTGCGCCATCCAGAACCTGTGGCTGGCCGCCCGTGCCGAAGGGTTGGGGATGGGCTGGGTGTCGTTGTTCGAGCCCCAGGCCCTGGCCGACCTGCTGGGGTTGCCCGTCGGCGCCAAGCCCCTGGCGATTCTGTGCCTGGGGCCGGTGCAGAGCTTTTACCCGGCTCCGATGCTCACCCTGGAGGGCTGGGCGCAATCGAGGCCGCTAAATGAACTGCTTTATGAAAACCGTTGGGGCGTGAGCTCATGAGCGTGGCACTGCTCAGCGCTGCTGCGGTGGCGTTGGATGCGTTGCTGGGCGAACCTCGACGCTGGCATCCGCTGGTGGCGTTCGGCGGATTTGCCGATCGCATCGAACAACGTTTCAACGCGGGCGGGCGCGGCTGGCGCAGCCACGGTGTCACGGCGTGGTTCATCGCCGTGGTGCCGTTGACCTTGCTGGCCACGGCCTTGTCCTGGGCCCCCCTGGTGGGTTGGCTGGTGGACATCCTGGCATTGTACTGCGCCCTCGGACTGCGCAGCCTGGGGGAACATGTCGAGCCGGTAGCCCGGGCGTTGCGCAGTGGGGACCTGGACGAAGCGCGTCGGCGGGTGGGCTATCTGGTCAGCCGTGAGACCCGTGAGCTGGACGAAACCGCTGTCGCGCGCGCTGCCACCGAATCGGTGCTGGAGAATGGCAGCGACGCGGTATTCGCCGCCTTGTTCTGGTTCGCCGTGGCCGGCGCGCCCGGCGTGGTGTTGTACCGCTTGAGCAATACCCTCGATGCGATGTGGGGCTACCGCAACGAACGCTTCGAGCGGTTCGGTTGGGCTGCGGCCAGAATCGATGATGGCCTCAATTACATTCCGGCGCGGCTGGTGGCGTTGACCTACGCGTTGCTGGGGAAAACCCGAGTGGCGCTGCGGTGCTGGCGTCGCCAGGGGCCGACCTGGGACAGCCCCAACGCCGGGCCCGTCATGGCGGCCGGTGCCGGGGCGCTTGGGGTCGAGCTGGGAGGCGCGGCGGTTTACCACGGCGAGCTGCACCAGCGTCCGCCTTTGGGCGAGGGCGTTCCGGCGAGCGCCGATTCCATCGATCGCGGCTGGCAACTGGTCCAGCGCGGCGTATGGTTGTGGTTGCTGATCCTCTGCCTGGGAGCCGAGTTTTATGCTTGAGCACGGTGGGCGCCTGCGCAACGCGGCCCGGCAATACGGTATTGCCGAGGCGCAATGGCTCGATCTGTCCAGCGGCCTGGCGCCCTGGCCGTTCGAGGTTCCGGCGATTCCACTGCGCGCCTGGGCCCGGCTGCCTGAGACGGATGATGGGCTGGAACAGGCGGCCCGCGATTATTACGGCGCTGAGCATGTGCTGCCGGTGGCAGGTTCCCAGATGGCCATCCAGTTGTTGCCCCGCCTGCGTCGCACCGGCAAGGTCGGCGTGCTGTCGCCCTGTTACGCCGAGCACGCCGAGGCCTGGCGCCGAAGTGGCTACATCGTGCGGGAAGTGCTGGAAGCGGAAGTGGATTTCTTCCTCGACAGCCTCGATGTGCTGGTGGTGGTCAACCCGAACAACCCCACGGGCCTGAGCCTGAGCCCGGAGCGTCTGCTCGACTGGCATGCCCGGCTGGCCCAGCGCGGTGGCTGGCTGGTGGTCGATGAAGCGTTCATGGATGTCACGCCGCAACTGAGCCTGGCGGCCCATGCCCATCAGGTTGGTCTGATCGTGCTGCGTTCGTTCGGCAAGTTCTTTGGGCTGGCCGGAGTTCGCCTGGGCTTTGTATTGGCCGAGCGGCACTTGCTCAGGTTGTTGGCCGAACAGGTCGGGCCATGGGCCGTCAGCGGGCCGACGCGGGTGCTGGGGCAGGCCTGTTTGCTGGACCATGCCGCTCAGGTCCGCCAGCGACAGCGCTGTGAAGTCACCAGCCAGCGCCTGGCGCTGACCCTGGAGCGTCATGGCTTCAAGCCCCAGGGCGGCTGCGGGCTGTTCCAGTGGCTGGTGACCGAGCATGCCCAGGTGCTTCACGATTTCATGGCCCGCCGCGGCATTCTCCTGCGCTTGTTTTCCCACAACAGCAGCCTGCGGTTCGGGCTTGCAGCCGACGATGCAGAATTCCTGCGCCTCGAACAGGCGTTAGAGGCCTACACCAAGGATCTTCCATGACCACTTTGATGGTGCAGGGCACCACATCCGATGCCGGCAAAAGTACCCTGGTGACGGCGCTGTGCCGCTGGGTCCGCCGCCAGGGCGTCAGCGTGGTGCCGTTCAAGCCGCAGAACATGGCGCTCAACAGCGCGGTGACCGCCGATGGCGGCGAAATCGGGCGCGCCCAGGCGGTACAGGCCCAGGCCGCAGGCCTTGAGCCCCATACCGACATGAACCCGGTGCTGCTCAAGCCCAACAGCGACACCGGGGCCCAGGTCATCATCCATGGGCGTGCCGTGACCACCATGAACGCCGTTGCCTATCACGATTACAAAGCCATCGCGATGCAAGCGGTATTGGCCTCTCACCGGCGGTTGAGCGAGGCCTATCCGGTGGTGATGGTGGAAGGTGCGGGATCGCCGGCGGAAATCAATCTGCGGGCCGGCGACATCGCCAACATGGGCTTTGCCGAAGCGGTGGATTGCCCGGTCCTGCTGATCGCCGATATCAATCGCGGCGGGGTCTTCGCCCATCTGGTGGGCACCCTGGAATTACTGTCGCCCAGCGAGCAGGCGCGGGTGAAAGGCTTCGTCATCAACCGATTTCGCGGCGACATCGCCTTGCTGCAGCCGGGCCTGGATTGGCTTGAGGCGCGTACCGGCAAACCGGTTATTGGCGTGTTGCCCTACGTGACGGATCTGCACCTGGAGGCCGAGGATGGCCTCGACCAGCGCCAGGCCGACAAGGTCGGGCAGGTGCTCAAGGTGGTGGTGCCGGTGTTGCCGCGCATCAGCAACCATACCGATTTCGATCCGTTGCGCCTGCACCCGCAGGTGGACCTGCAATTCATCGGCCCTGGCCAGGCCATTGCGCCGGCCGACCTGATCATCCTGCCCGGTTCGAAAAGCGTGCGCAGCGACCTGGCCTATTTGCGTGCCAACGGCTGGGAGGCGGCTATCCAGCGTCACTTGCGCTATGGCGGCAAACTGCTGGGGGTCTGCGGTGGTTTGCAGATGCTCGGCCAGCAGGTCCACGACCCGCTGGGGCTGGAGGGCGCGGCGGGCTCCAGTGCGGGGCTGGGTTTGCTGGCCTTTGAAACGACGCTGGAGCACGAAAAACAACTGCGTAATGTCCGCGGGCGATTGGCCTTGGAAGAGGCTGAGGTCAGCGGCTATGAGATTCACGCGGGGGTAACCACTGGACCGGCCCTGGAAAACGCAGCGGTGTACTTGGAGGACGGCCGTTGCGACGGCGCGAAAAGTCTCGATGGACAGATTGTCGGCACCTACCTGCATGGACTGTTCGAATCTCCCCAGGCCTGCAGTGCGTTGTTGCGCTGGGCTGGGCTACAGGATGTGCAGGCAGTGGATTACCACGGCTTGCGCGAGCGGGACATCGAGCGGTTGGCGGATCTGGTGGAGCGGCATCTGGACACTGGGTTGTTGCGTGAACTCTGCGGGATCTAGGGTGGCTGTGCCGGCCTCATCGCGGGCAAGCTCGCGTCCACATTGGATTTCTGATGACCACAGAATTCATGAACCCACAGGATCAACTGTGGGAGCGCGCTTGCTCGCGATGGCGCCAGTCGCCACACCGCCAAATAAAGGTAATGACTCATGCTCCAACTGATCCTCGGCGGCGCCCGCTCCGGCAAGAGTCGCCTGGCGGAAAAACTCGCCACGGACACTCAATTACCCGTGACCTACATCGCCACCAGCCAACCCCTGGACGGCGAGATGAACGCACGGGTCGCCCAGCACCGCGCCCGTCGCCCGGCCGAATGGGCGCTGGTGGAAGAACCCTTGGCCCTGGCCCGGGTGCTACAGGAAAACGCCGCACCCGGGCAATGCCTGCTGGTGGATTGCTTGACCCTGTGGTTGACCAACCTGCTGATGCTCGACGACGCCGAGCGGTTGAATGCAGAACGCGATGCGCTGCTGGACTGCCTTGCTGCGCTGCCCGGCGACATCATTTTTGTCAGCAACGAGACCGGCATGGGTGTCGTGCCGCTGGGTGAGTTGACTCGCCGTTATGTCGATGAAGCCGGTTGGCTGCATCAAGCCTTGGCCGAACGGTGTCAGCGTGTCGTGCTGACCGTCGCCGGCCTGCCCCTGACTCTCAAAGGTACTGCGTCATGACTCACCGCTGGTGGCTGGACCCCTGCAAGCCCCTCGATACCCAGGTCCTGGAACAGGCCGCGGCTCGTCAGCAACAGCTGACCAAACCGGCCGGCTCACTCGGCCGGCTGGAGTCGGTGGCGGTGCAACTGGCGGGGTTGCAAGGGCAGCTCAAGCCGAGTCTGGATCAAGTCTGGATCGCGATTTTTGCCGGCGATCATGGAGTCGTGGCCGAGGGCGTATCAGCCTTCCCTCAAGAAGTGACCGGGCAGATGCTGCTCAACTTCGTCAGCGGCGGCGCGGCCATCAGTGTCCTGGCGCGGCAACTGGAGGCCCGGCTGGAAGTGGTGGACCTGGGCACGGTGACGCCGTCGCTCGAATTGGCGGGTGTCAGGCATCTGCGGGTCGGGCCTGGTACCGCGAATTTTCTCCATGGCGCGGCGATGACCCCGAAGCAGGGCGTGCAGGCTTTGCAAGCGGGGCACGACAGCGTGGCGCGCGCGGTCGAGGTCGGCACGCAGTTGTTCATCGGTGGCGAAATGGGCATCGGCAACACCACCGCGGCCAGCGCCCTGGCTTGCGCCTTGCTGGATTGCCCGGTGACTCACCTGGTGGGGCCGGGTACGGGACTGGACGCGGCGGGTATCAGCCGCAAGGCGCTGGTCATCGAACGCGCCCTGGCGTTGCATGGTGCCCAGGGCAACGACCCGCTGCAGACGCTGTTCAACCTGGGCGGTTTTGAAATCGCAGCGCTGGTCGGTGCCTACCTGGCCTGTGCCCAACAAGGTGTCGCGGTGCTGGTGGACGGTTTCATCTGCAGTGTCGCGGCATTGGTGGCGGTGCGGCTCAATCCGGGCTGCCGGCCATGGCTTCTGTTCGCCCATCGCGGTGCCGAGCCAGGGCATCTCCATGTGCTGGAAACCCTCGGAGCCGAACCGCTGCTCGATCTGGGCCTGCGCCTGGGCGAGGGCAGCGGCGCGGCGCTGGCGGTGCCGCTGTTGCGCCTGGCTTGTGGCCTGCACGGGCAGATGGCGACGTTTGCCGAGGCCGCCGTGGCGGATCGCCCGGCATGACCTTGCGCCTGGACCTGTTGCGTCACGGCGAAACCGAGCTGGGAGGCGGGCTGCGAGGCAGTCTCGACGATGCCCTGACGGCCAAGGGGTGGGAGCAGATGCACACGGCCGTCGCTCAAGGCGGGCCCTGGGATCGGCTGGTGAGTTCACCCTTGCAGCGCTGTGCCCGTTTCGCCGAACAACTCGGCGCCCGGCTCAACGTGCCGGTGCACTTGGAAAAAGACCTGCAAGAGCTGCATTTTGGCGCCTGGGAAGGTCGCAGCGCAGCGGCGTTGATGGACACTGATGCCGAGGCACTGGGCCAGTTCTGGGCCGATCCCTACCGGTTCACCCCGCCCGACGGCGAGCCGGTACTGGCGTTCTCGACACGGGTCCTGGCGGCGGTGGACCGTCTGCATGCGGCCTATGCGGGGCAGCGCGTCCTGCTGGTCAGTCATGGCGGTGTGATGCGATTGCTGCTGGCTCGTGCCCGGGGGCTGCCACGGGAGCAGTTGCTCAACGTCGAAGTGGCCCATGGCGCGCTGTTTTCACTGCGCGTGTCCTCCGGTTCGGTTCTGGCGGAGATGACCTGACGATGTTGTCGTTCTGGATCGCCTTGCAGTTCCTCAGCAGCCTGCCGGTTCGTCTGCCCGGCATGCCCGAGCCGACGCAGCTCGGTCGGTCGCTGTTGTTCTATCCGTTGGTGGGGGCGTTGTTCGGCGCATTGCTGTGGATCCTCAGCGCTGCGCTGTCCGGAGCGCCGCCACTGCTTCACGGAGCCCTGCTGCTGACGGCGTGGGTGCTGCTCAGTGGCGGCCTTCACCTGGATGGTCTGGCCGACAGCGCCGATGCGTGGCTCGGTGGTTTTGGCGACCGGGAGCGTACGCTGTCGATCATGAAGGACCCTCGCAGCGGCCCCATTGCCGTGATCACGCTGGCACTGGTGTTGCTGCTCAAGTTCACTGCGCTGCTGGCGCTGATCGAGCAAGGCCAGGCCGTTGCCCTGATCATCGCGCCGGTTCTGGGACGTTGTGCGCTGCTGGGCCTGTTCCTGAGTACGCCTTACGTGCGAGCTGGCGGATTGGGCCAGGCACTCGCCGATCACTTGCCACGAGACGCGGGCTGCAAAGTGCTGTCGATCAGTGTGCTGGGCTGTGTTCTGCTGACGGGGTGGACGGGGATCCTGGCATCGATCATCGCGACTGCTGTGTTTATCGGCCTGCGGCACATGATGCTGCGCAGGCTCGGGGGTTGCACTGGAGACACGGCCGGGGCGTTGCTGGAGCTGCTGGAA
This genomic interval carries:
- the cobD gene encoding threonine-phosphate decarboxylase CobD, which gives rise to MLEHGGRLRNAARQYGIAEAQWLDLSSGLAPWPFEVPAIPLRAWARLPETDDGLEQAARDYYGAEHVLPVAGSQMAIQLLPRLRRTGKVGVLSPCYAEHAEAWRRSGYIVREVLEAEVDFFLDSLDVLVVVNPNNPTGLSLSPERLLDWHARLAQRGGWLVVDEAFMDVTPQLSLAAHAHQVGLIVLRSFGKFFGLAGVRLGFVLAERHLLRLLAEQVGPWAVSGPTRVLGQACLLDHAAQVRQRQRCEVTSQRLALTLERHGFKPQGGCGLFQWLVTEHAQVLHDFMARRGILLRLFSHNSSLRFGLAADDAEFLRLEQALEAYTKDLP
- the cbiB gene encoding adenosylcobinamide-phosphate synthase CbiB, with the translated sequence MSVALLSAAAVALDALLGEPRRWHPLVAFGGFADRIEQRFNAGGRGWRSHGVTAWFIAVVPLTLLATALSWAPLVGWLVDILALYCALGLRSLGEHVEPVARALRSGDLDEARRRVGYLVSRETRELDETAVARAATESVLENGSDAVFAALFWFAVAGAPGVVLYRLSNTLDAMWGYRNERFERFGWAAARIDDGLNYIPARLVALTYALLGKTRVALRCWRRQGPTWDSPNAGPVMAAGAGALGVELGGAAVYHGELHQRPPLGEGVPASADSIDRGWQLVQRGVWLWLLILCLGAEFYA
- a CDS encoding PQQ-dependent sugar dehydrogenase, giving the protein MLKPPHLLTIVLAAGLVACGESSTLQVSDGTGPSPKLPEPNKTLIPTVNIAEAVGWPDGAKPTPAQGLQVKAFAEGLDHPRWLYVLPNGDVLVAETNAPPKPDDSKGVRGWVMKKVMGRAGAGVPSPNRITLLRDANHDGIAETRTVFLENLNSPFGMTLVGNDLYVADTDRLIRFPYKDGDTQIKAQPTKVVDLPGGTLNHHWTKNVIASRDGSKLYVTTGSNSNVAENGMEAEEGRAAIWEVDRASGNHRIFASGLRNPNGLAWEPRSGALWTAVNERDEIGSDLVPDYITSVKDGGFYGWPYSYYGQHVDTRVEPQKPDLVAKAIAPDYAVGPHTASLGLTFAEGSNLPAPFTEGAFIGQHGSWNRKPHSGYKVIFVPFSAGKPVGQPVDVLSGFLNADEKAQGRPVGVVIDKQGGLLVADDVGNKIWRVSAQ
- the cobU gene encoding bifunctional adenosylcobinamide kinase/adenosylcobinamide-phosphate guanylyltransferase, whose product is MLQLILGGARSGKSRLAEKLATDTQLPVTYIATSQPLDGEMNARVAQHRARRPAEWALVEEPLALARVLQENAAPGQCLLVDCLTLWLTNLLMLDDAERLNAERDALLDCLAALPGDIIFVSNETGMGVVPLGELTRRYVDEAGWLHQALAERCQRVVLTVAGLPLTLKGTAS
- the bluB gene encoding 5,6-dimethylbenzimidazole synthase — its product is MTDNAFSQAERDAIYRAIAERRDMRHFAGGSIEPALLRRLLEAAHQAPSVGLMQPWRFIRISDRALRGNIRQLVEEERVRTAEALGERSDEFMKLKVEGIDDCAEVLVAALMDDRERHIFGRRTLPEMDLASLSCAIQNLWLAARAEGLGMGWVSLFEPQALADLLGLPVGAKPLAILCLGPVQSFYPAPMLTLEGWAQSRPLNELLYENRWGVSS
- the cobO gene encoding cob(I)yrinic acid a,c-diamide adenosyltransferase, with amino-acid sequence MTGSPISDASDRDERHLARMLRKKAVIDERIANAPNECGLLLVLSGNGKGKSSSAFGMLARAMGHGMQCGVVQFIKGRNSTGEELFFRRFPEQVRFHVMGEGFTWETQDRQRDIAAAEAAWAVSRQLLGDPSIGLVVLDELNIALKHGYLDLDQVLSDLQARPPMQHVVVTGRGAKPEMIELADTVTEMGMIKHAFQAGIKAQKGVEL
- a CDS encoding cobyric acid synthase, giving the protein MTTLMVQGTTSDAGKSTLVTALCRWVRRQGVSVVPFKPQNMALNSAVTADGGEIGRAQAVQAQAAGLEPHTDMNPVLLKPNSDTGAQVIIHGRAVTTMNAVAYHDYKAIAMQAVLASHRRLSEAYPVVMVEGAGSPAEINLRAGDIANMGFAEAVDCPVLLIADINRGGVFAHLVGTLELLSPSEQARVKGFVINRFRGDIALLQPGLDWLEARTGKPVIGVLPYVTDLHLEAEDGLDQRQADKVGQVLKVVVPVLPRISNHTDFDPLRLHPQVDLQFIGPGQAIAPADLIILPGSKSVRSDLAYLRANGWEAAIQRHLRYGGKLLGVCGGLQMLGQQVHDPLGLEGAAGSSAGLGLLAFETTLEHEKQLRNVRGRLALEEAEVSGYEIHAGVTTGPALENAAVYLEDGRCDGAKSLDGQIVGTYLHGLFESPQACSALLRWAGLQDVQAVDYHGLRERDIERLADLVERHLDTGLLRELCGI
- a CDS encoding C40 family peptidase, whose protein sequence is MSTSARLAPLLLAALLSACASRTPPPAPVRAPVVFAPSQPVSPAAEDVLFRALGLVGTPYRWGGNTPDSGFDCSGLIGYVYRDAAGISLPRSTREMIGMRAPEVGKDALQSGDLVFFATNGGSQVSHAGIYVGEGRFVHAPATGGTVKLDSLSKAYWQKAYLGAKRVLQPEHLARNP
- a CDS encoding cobyrinate a,c-diamide synthase, whose product is MHSRQCPAVLIAAPASGQGKTTVTAALARLHRTQGRRVRVFKCGPDFLDPMILERASGAPVYQLDMWMVGEQESRRLLWEAAGEADLILIEGVMGLFDGTPSSADLARHFGVPVLAVIDGTAMAQTFGALALGLARYQADLPFAGVLANRVGTLRHAQLLEGSLTEGLRWYGALSRETGIELPSRHLGLVQASELNDLDLRLDAAAEALASSCEVTLPPAVTFAAPEVVAVQPWLDGVRIAVARDEAFAFTYGASLDLLRAMGAQLSFFSPIHDTTLPEADSLYLPGGYPELHHVALARNASMLAAIRAHHEAGKPLLAECGGMLYLLDSLTDVEGTRAELLGLLAGEAQMQKRLAALALQAVELPEGTLRGHTYHHSLTSTDVAPIARGQSPNGGRGAEAVFRQGRMTASYVHFYFPSNPRAIAALFAPVPEAAFANTFDHLTPVEAGLLAKRP